In Ammospiza caudacuta isolate bAmmCau1 chromosome Z, bAmmCau1.pri, whole genome shotgun sequence, the genomic stretch AAGGAATGGAAGAGATAATCAAGGAATTCTTTGGATTCTCCTATCTGGGTAGGGATAACAGCAACAGACACAGAGATCCCAAGAGAAGAATTATTGTCTCCTTATCAGGAAAGCTCAGACTCCGAGGAACCAAGAAGGTTGATTTACAAGATGGTGGGGGGGAGCTGAAATTAAGCAGAAACACCCTAGTTTGAAAGGAATGTTTGAATCATGTATGAGATATATGAATATGCAATAGGCTATTACTTTTAAGGAGTTATTCTTTGATAGCAAGGGGTGCTTTTTGGCGGAGTGCCAGGCACCCAGACATCcataattttttgctttttattgtctcattgtcctaatttttattactattttcatTACTATTAAGCTTCTCAAATTTTAACAAAAGTGAATGGTGTTTTTCACACCAGGAAtcatgccaggagcagctggagcagcacagtaTGTCCAAGCTGTGGGCCTGAGGAAAAGAAAGTTGGATTATCCCAGTACTTGTTATTAATGTGGCTGGATGACCACCCTTATGACTGTGTGTGGAGGCTGGGGAGGCAGAGTGAGCAACCACCACAGCAACCCAAGGATCTGCCAGCACAAGGCAAGAGCAGCCTGCAACTATAAATGCCTGAGGAGGAGTGATCACAGACACTATCAGTGCACGTGGGGCCTGACACACAAATGTAACTTCCCTTTTCAGAACAGTGAGTTGGTCATAATGCTAAATGGTGGTATCTTCCTCTGTGTTTTTATTAGTGTTTTGTGATTCACACAAAATATATATTCTGGCTGGTAGCAGTTATTgatttctaaaaaaattatCCAAGCATTTAAGTATTCAAATTTGGTTAGATTCTGGCCAAATGAAACTTGCTGGACTTGAAAGAAAGTATTGCATATGGCAAATGCTATGGCAtctgaagaatttatttttaaaaagccaacaAGGCTGGTATTTCCAGGCAAAATTCCTTAAAGAACCTTGTTTTTTTGAGAATGATAGTTTAATAAACTGGTTCATTAGCTGTTTTTCCACTCCAGTGTTAATTTAGAATGGATTAAGATCTGCATTGTCTACTAAGGAAATGCATAAATAACCCCTTTCTGAGGGAGTTAATTTTTGTAAGGTAAGCATAGAAGTGGGCATTGCACAGGTTTGCACTGAACTCCACAGTGTTGCATCTGCATGCTCTTCATTGCCCCTTTTTAGCACAATGCCATGAAATGCCACTTACAAATGTTATTCTTTCTAAGCCCCTTATCTCTGGATGCAGTGCAACATTTCCTTCCTACTCAGCATTTCATTACATGACATCTCAGATTTTCAATCACAACTAATTCCTTCACCTTAGAAACAAGTGACATGGATATTTAACTTAGGTGATGCTAAGTGTACCCCAGCATATTTCACATTTCAGACACTCAGGTAACCAGCAGGGAGTCTGGTGCTGACTGGGGGGCACTGAGCCTTACTGGACTTCATGAGTGACAGATGGAAGAAGGGAAGACTGATATCCCTGAGTCACCAGATAAGGTCAATATAAAGGTTCTTATtaaagcagcaggaagagctgaGCTGGTTGTAAATCAGAAATTCAACTCCTGCAGTTAAGTCTAATAGACTAAAATCAGTTTCTACGACCATATATAAAGCTGAAAAACATGGTGGCATTTTCTGGACTGCTGACTCCTTTGGGATGCTGATGTGGGAACACCAGAGGAACTTCTTGAACCTACAGGTAAATTTAGAGTAGCAAGAAGAGGACAGTTTCATATCTGTCACCTCTGTAGCAGACTTCTTCAGGATTGGCAGATTGCAATAACTGTTAATTATCTGTTAATTTTGACAGTGaatgttttccttaaaaaaaaaaaaaaaaaatcacagatgaCAAGTCCATGCAGGACAGCAAAAATATTCTCTAAGTGCACCTGCCTACCACCTTGGCCCAAAGTGGAGACTTCCCCAAATCAAAGCACATAGCTTTGATACATACCTGTTGTGTAAATAAGCTCAGCATAACTATCAGTGCCAAAGGTACAAATCTTATGTGGTGGGCAATAAACTACACAGCAGTAATGCATTCTAATTAAGAGTAAAGTGCCTCATCTCTTTCTTCCATCTCTGCAGATCATTCTGCTCATATCACAGTAATGAGTACTTTTACTATGAAGCTTTCTGGGCACAATTTGGGGCGGCAGaacaagaagaaattattaCAATGCTAATGGTCTCTGTGCTGTTCACACAGCAAAACTCTCAAAAAAATATCCTTGTGCATGACCTGTAGCCCATGGATTTGATACTTTGGAAGGAAAAGACAGAACCCTCCCCCCCATTCTGtccttttatttgaaattagttttcagaaagaaataaatagaaattttcTTAATAAGTTGccgaaaaagaaaaaaaaatattggaaacACCAGAATGGAACACAGAGATTATATGAGTCTAGTTCATGTAGCATCAAAGCTCTACTTAGGAAAACCTGAAAATGAGAAGTTTGCATTATGTGATGAAAACGTTTGGCCAAATAGAGTTCTCTCACTAGCAAGAACAGAGCTGCTTCAGAAATCTTCCTGGTAGTCGTGAACTACAGGAGGAGTCAGTCTAATTCCCAGAAGGTCTTCTGGAAGATTAGGATCAACAAATGTTTTCCTAGGCAGTGCTGTTTTGGAGTAAAAAGAGACAGAAGCCGTGCATGTCTTTTGCAGAGCCACTCACAGTACTGGATACCAGCAAGATGTATGTCAAAATACAGCCTGCCAAAAGTGCTCAAAGCACTCAGTTTAGTTCTCTGAGAAGTTTTTCTGTCTCAACTTAATAAACCATATGCAGACCTATCTGTGGTTTATCCTGTAATTTTATTACAGGCTTGTGGAGAGAATAGCTTAACTCAGAGACAATGACGTATCTGAGTATAAAATTCCAGGGGGGACAAGagggattaaaagaaaaacagaccCAATGATAGCCTCTTTTGTAATGACCCCTTCCTTGTCTTGCAGGATAAAAAGGCCACAGGTGAAACCTGCTCTGTGAAAGAATCATTACACTGGAGCACATGGGGCACAAACATTTGTGCACCAGAAGAAATGGCTAAGTGAGCAGTGCACGTACAGTAATTCAAGAGAACAAGAACAGTAACAAAAGCCAAGAATGACTGGTAAAAACAAAGAattgtcagtgctgcctggagcaTATCAAGGCCACACTGTGTAtagaaaaataccaaaaatgcaaaatagtAACTGTGTAACAACTCAACTCCGAACCTTCTTTGCCAAAACAAAAAGGTTTCTGGGATAAGCATTGTTATTTATCAAGAACCATGGAAACAGAGAAGGATGTGATAGCTAGCAGTCCTTGTTCTCCATGCCACCACAAGTAATCCTGGCAtctacaaaaaaagaaaatcatttttttttaaaaaacggAGCACCTTTCTGTGTGCTTTGTGTGCACACCTTTCTGGTGTGCTCATACAATGCATTTTGCTCCATTTATTGTGGCAACAAagtggaagaagaaaacaacattCTAGTTCCATTATAATTACAACATTCTTGCTTAATTACAAACAATACCAGTACAATGCACAGAAGGCACTCAAATTCCATCAACTCCCGAGGTAAAAGTTGTCATGTTTGCAAAGAGAATTAACCTTTTAGGAAGAAACAGCAGTAACTCATAATAAAAAGATGATAAAAGCAGAAGACACATTGCAAGGCATTTACATTGTGTTCCTATTTGCTCAGGTGTGCAACTGAGAGTTTTGCATAAGCATGTAGACACATTGCATGTTCCAGACAAAACCTGCTTGATTGTTGTGGTTCTGAACAGAAGCTAAATATATTGCAGCAGCTGCATATACAGTCAGTTGGTGTGATTAGAGACAGACTGTCAATGCTGAAGCATGATTACCATGATATATAAAGCTTACAAACTAATCAAGTCACAAAATAAACAGTATTTAGATGACTAATTGTGTGACTGCATATTATATTCACCCCAAGTCCCAAATATTTCTTCCAGAGTTCTGACCTGTCACAAAAGTTAAATCAAACCATCCAAAAGCCTGagattaaggaaaaaaatattgtgctGATCCTTTCTATCATCTTATCTTACTCTGTGATGCACATACATTTTATCTGTGTACACCATCACTAAGAGCAAGGCAGTTTTAGTCCCTGACACAGGTAGCTTCACTCAGCTGAACtcaactgaaaacaaaacttaCTGCACACACCCATGGTATAGAACAGGGCTCAACTGTACGCACAGAGCACAGTCCAAATTGCTGTGTGGGATCTGGAGGAAAACAGCTCCTGAACTTGTATCATATAAAAAACAGCACTTTATGAGCTTCTCCTGTGGCATACACGCGTACAAGACAATCTTGGTCACAAAATATCCTCCCATTTTGTTTTGCCAATTGATGGGGGCAATTTAAAGAACACAGACACCAATGGAAAGAATGATCTTATTTTACTACAAGTATTAAGGCAACACAAAAGTAAAATGatacattaaataaaacaataagCTTACTACGTGCTTATTAGGAACATGCAAAAATAAGCAAGGTAATGCACCTCATCATTACTACACAAGAGAAAGGGCAGTGATTTAGAAAGACGTATCACCAACTGCCTAAATACTTTACCATCATCCAGAATAAGAAATTGCTGGGGAGCCTCATTTTGCAGTGATGACCTGGAGAACCCTTCCTGGCAATTGGGAGAATCCTGGCAATTGGTGCATCCACTTGTAGATGAGGTCTCTAAATTCAGCCTGAAAGGGGATCCAGCTTTTACAGGTCCAAATCAGCAAGTCAAAGTGACTTGATTGTATTTTTAGTGCCGAAGCACCTGTATCTGGTGGTGTACTTCCCTCCCAGTTGGGGGCAGGGCATGGCCTGGGGCCAGGTCTTGGCTGGGAGCATCTTCTCTAAAACACCCTACAAACAAGCCTCTATTAATGCCCAGTGGGAAAGTTCCTTAAAATGATACAATTCTTGCAGACGGTTGCACAAGATGTGAAAGTTTCTAAAGCAGCCAGTTAGTGATAAACAGCTAGCATAAGCATGTCAGTCATTTGTTTTTAGCTAAACAATACTGTTATCACATAATGCCCAAGATTCATCCCCTAAGTCAGCTCTGGCTGAGCACTTCACACTTCAAGCCCCCTCTTACACAGTACAGTAACCATGCTCTGTAAATTAATATACAGACTGCCTATATAATTTGGTACCTCTACAACTCTTGCCAGTAGGAGCTTAGACGTTTGCTACTTGTTCTAGTGGAAAAGGTTTCCTTCAAGGAAGGGTATAGTCCAGCTTTTTCACAAGAAGGAAACGATGTTTCTTTCCCAAAGCAAAACTGACAGAATACTTAAGATTGTCACTGTCACGCAAACCTTATCTGTTAGAAGGGATACTGCATTTTTCAGTGACTATCTGTTCTAGGGGCTGAAGGTCTCCAAGCTTTTAAGACCAGTTAAAAGATATGCTAGATAAGTAAAGGCAAAGAAGTTGACAATACTCCTAGATCCCTCTTCCCTATTCTGATTAACGTATTTTTGAACCTGTGCCAGTGAGAAGTAGGACTGTAGTTACCTTAATCCTCTAGCCTGCAATGAAGAGGATGATGTTTGATTAAACAGGCAATAAAAATTTATACAACTAATGTTAATGGATAAACTTTTCTCTACACTCTCAATTACCCATCCTAGGAAATCTGTTTACTTTTCAACTGGCAACACCTAATAGAGAACACAGTAGGTACTGGGAAAATACCAACTCTTCTCCCTTACAAGCCCTAATACTTTGCATTAGCTCAAGTAGCAGCAAAATGAAGGAGCACATGAGCAAGATGATGGTTGCTGTTCCTCTACAAGCCTCAAAGTCTGGCACTAGTATACTGCCACAAAATTAGCAAAGAGAATGCTGAATGTGGTTCCAAGGCAGAAAGATGACAATGGCTCAGCAGGTATCCCTGAAATCCACTGTACAACAGCAGGTGGGTACACAGTTAAGATGCAGCACCAGCGTGTGTAATCTTGGTTCTCTCCACTGCAGAAGTCTAGTTACCCAGCAGAAACTTTGCTACCTCTTAAATTTAGGCAAAGCTGAGTGCGGTGTCTGCACCATAGACTGTCCTACAGACACAGGCTGACAGCAGGACTAGTGTAGTGTAGTTTCACCAGCTGGATCTCCTTCCTCTGTCTCTCACTGCAATCTTCAACGCTTTGAAGGAAACAGTATTTGTATGTTTTCTCTGGTAACTTCTCCTGCAACAATcaaatagggaaaaaaacccctccaaacaATTCACATTAAATCTGCACTTCACACTGTTTTCAAGGCAGTGGCTGTGTCTTTGCAGAAGTCTGAATGCATGACTGCGGAGAGAGCATATGCAAACTTGTTTGTTAATACTTGAGCCTACTAACTGAAACAAAAACATATCCTACCCTTTACTTACAGGGATACATTTTTATTATAGGTCTAGAAGACAGTCATATGTTCATCTAAGCAGCATGTgagaagaaaatgttatttgtAGTTTTCCCCCTTAGGATGCATATGTGTACAGAATAGCACGTGATTCAGCACAGAGGTTCTGCAAAATTACTCTATGTACACCTGTAGCCTGCAAGCACTTTTGACAGTTATTGTTTCAGAGCACAACTCTCAAAGGACAAGACAGCAAATCAGataatctttttttctcaaTAATGAATTTATTGTAAAAAGAACAGTTAATAAAACTCTCTGTCCATAAGGAAATAATAAATTCCTATTTTACATAcgaaaatattgaaaaataaccATCCAGCGACGATTACAGAGTTTTATCAATGGCTGGGACTTGGAGCATTTTCACTCATTTTCACTCATCATCCACAGcaattaaaaaatcagtttttttgGTAATCCTGAAAAGTGTAAATCACAATGTTAGCAAAGTATAGAGGTCCAGCCTCCTCCTCAAGGCCCCCTCCTACTCTTAACTGTTGAATGCTGTTTATGACAGTGACAGTACTTCTTGACATTTTCTAACAAATCCATGAGAGAGTGCTAGAATAAAAGTTCACTTGAAGCAATATGTATATTCCAAAAGTCATCAATTCTGTAATTAAGTTTTAATTGCATTTAGGATACATGTAAATATTTCTCTTCGTTCATACAAAAACCTAACTGTTGATATGCAAAGCTAACCACCTAATTCTACTTTGAAACTCAAGAAAAGCAAGCTTGTTCTAAGGCTTAAGTTTGTCCCACCATACACATACTCTAAAGGATTTTTCTTATGTGCTGTCAAATCTAGGACAAATTCTTAATCTTAAATATGAATAGaatgtttctggtttttttcaaaacCGATAGTTTTGATACCGGATTCCTTATGCTTAATCTACACAGGAAAACCTCAGTGCATCATCCTTTATAATCCCTGTTTTGTGTAGCTACAGCTCTGTAGGAATGCATATTAACAGGACTAGAAATAGGTGTTCTGGGGAAGCAGTGCTGCTTCTGGTTAAGTGACAGAGAGGAGATGGGCAGTTATGTCATTATAGAATCAGTGTCTCCCAAAACCTCACTGATCAGAAGTAAGTGGTAGCAGCAGATACAAAGCACGTACGTTTCACACTTTTCTCAGGCAGTCATCCATCTAGTGATAGATTTCCTCTGAGAATAGAGACTGTTTTCTGAGAAGTATTTAGATTTGGTGAACACACCCCACAGGCTACAGGGGTTTGTTCTTGTGGAAAAGCAGCACATATGGCAATGGCATGAATCTTTATTCCAACAGTCAGCTCCCGGTGCCAGTAATTTCAAAGAGGATACCCATCAGCAAGCACTCAGTTTATTCTGCCAAGTTCTGGAGTGCTAACTCAACAGGGCTAGGGGAAAGAAATGTGCTCTGTAGGATGCAAGGCTATTCTAAGAGTTTCATGGAATGCAActtatttttcttggaaattaTATTTGCACATTTCCACGCCCTACAGCAATGTTGTCcttcaaatttttatttaaaccaAGACTAGAGGATTATTCTTCCAAATTACTATTCAGATTTTAAGTTTAGATGGTAATGCTATGTAAGAAGAGCAAATCCAGGACAGCAGATTTGCTAGCTCTATCATTGGCTCTCTACTTTAACATTTGTTGGCACTAGAGGAACTACCTTTGAAACCTTCTGGATCTGTCAGCCCATCAAAGGCAGTAACAGAACATTATGAAAATCCACATTAGAAAATACATCATGTCTCCATTCCCAGTTGGTAGAAATTATAATGCTTTTTATAGCAATACTCAAAGGTCTCAAAAAGTAATGCTAACTTCCTTACCGCCTCATTTCTAGCCAATCTCAAAACTCCTAGCATTTACACAGAAGCATGGAAACATGTTAAAGCAACAACTGTTCTAGCTTGATATAGCTCTGGAAACTCTGCTTATTGTCAAATGCACAAATTCAAATCATTAAGTCACAGAAATCAAGCActcatttctcctttttcctgtcCTTTAGTTAACAGATGTATACCCCCAAAAACTTATCATAAACTCTCCATGATCTTTGGAAAAGGAGATAAAATGCTTAAATTAATTGTCTGTGCTATTTTAACTTGACAAGTCCCCACATGCCAGGACACCCATGGTACTGGGGTCAGCAAACAATGTGCAAGTAGTCAGctgataactttttttttttgagattgaAAACTCAAAGTAGTGAACCTAATGTATTTTACCTCTAATTTGATGAAGACAGAAACAACAATTCAAAGTGCCTAAAAAGCAAGTTGAACCCTAATAAGGGAGATTTCTCTCTGAACTCAAGAGGAAGTACACTTCTATCAAAGTAGCTCCATTCAAAAAAAATATCACTCATATTAAAACTTGAGTCTCATACTGGCAATAAGAAAAAGCTGATGCTAACCTGACCACTGCTATCTAGCATATTCCAGATGTTAAGAAGACCAACTCCAAGTTTAAAAATAGTATTTACCTCCCTAATAGAAGACCTGAGTAATTTAGTGTCAGACACAGGTCTTGAGTCCTGAGCACTTGTGTTGCCATAAAGGTATGAAATACATCCTACTGTCTGGAGAAGACTGGAGGTGCGTCACAGAAGTGTGCTTAATGTTCCTGACCCAGAGTGGTCTTAAAAGTTAACCTCCTTACCTTAAGACAGAGTGAGCAAAAATCTCTCCTCTGAATCTGATCTaccctctccagcctgtcaTTTCACAGAATATAATGCTATGTTTCAgattctctctctcttttcttaaGTGGTATGAAGTTAAATTACTTCCATCTGAGTAAGAggtctcaggaagaaaaaaaaaagggttcaTCATAATAGCCTATAATTTACTGGGGAGTACCACTCTCCATTACAGAATTAATGGAATAGGGTTATTTTTTCTAATAGACTCCTAAGCATCATTGAAGAGCCTTTTTAGTGCTAATTCTGTCAGAAACAGGGCTAAGTAATTCTGACCCCAAACCATATATCATTAAAGGGCTTCAGCCAGTGCTCAGGGAATTAGTTCATTTAGAGAGTTTTTCTTCTAAAACACTGGAAGCATCCCATTCTCTCTGAGCACgtagctcctatttaaaattGGTGACGTATTACAAAGTTACCTTGATCTATTGCTTctgatcttttccttttcaaatttATAAGACTATTTTGTGGCTCCTTTGCAGCTTCAGCAGGACAGTTGGGTCTTGGAAGCTGATTTCCTGGAGTGGGTCCTGGTCGGTTACTGAAATACTTCTGTTTCAATGCCTTAATGATAACCGAAGAAACAGAAACAAGTAATTAGTATGAAGAGGTTATAGTGAAACCAAGCACTTTTAATTGGGCCTTAAAAACTACTTGAACACTTTTATACTACAGAGTGGCCTGGAGGCAATAAAGGTTGTGTTCGCAATTACTATCCACCCCACATGGACCTGTAAAGCAAGAGATAATTGTACACTCCTATTTTTAACCAGTGTTCAGACATCCTGACAAAGCTAGATTATTTTGTAAGAAGTCTTGTATAAGTGGCTTCTAGCTCTGAAGAGCTTACATTCTGAATAGACAGATCATATAAGATGATGATATAAAAGTaggaataatgaaaaattaaaggaaCATTTTTGAAGTCTTGATCAGATTCACAAGCTGGACACCAGCTGTTTTGTTAGTTTTTAAGATGGGCCTTTCCCCCATATTGCTCTAACTGTGCTGTTTCTACCCTGTAAACTGTGAGAAAGAAATCACTTGTACTAGAGCAGAAGACAAACACTAGTCAGCAAGATTGGTTTCATGTAGCAGAATTACATACCTTACTTTAAATTTTTGGAACCATGAAGTGTGATTAATAAAAAAGTAGCTGTCTCTTAGGTAATAATTTATTGGCCAGTTACATGATATTCAATGTCAGCTATAAAGTTTAGACTAGAAAAGTAATATATATTCAAGTCACTATCCTACAATATGACCTGAAAAATGACTATATACTTTTGAACTATCAGAGAGATGTCTCAAGCATAGCAGAACTAATTATCTGGAAACTTAAGAGCAAATATTCTTAAAGATAGTGGCCAAAATTACATGAATGTGCTCTGGAAAAGTCTTCTAGTAAAAAGATACATAACACATGCACTGATCTCATGGATTCCATTCTAAGCAGCAATGAGGGAGTCCTGGCTCAAAGGGGACAGTGGTTTCTTGCACGCTTCCCTATCAGTGTAAAGTGATAGGGAAGCGTGCCAACTACTTTTAACTTTTAAGCTTTTAACTGCCAACTGGTGTATCTGCCTCATCTCAGAAATCAGTACTGCAAACTAGAACATTCGGCAAGATCTTTCTTCCAAGTCCTCCATTTCTCCCCATCACGGAGTAGTAAAATTGAAAGTATCACAGAAAAGGATAATTAGATAAGAATGATGGTTTAAACACCACAgaattttatgtttaaaaagtACCATAAAAGTTTAAAAGACATTGAAGAAGAGACAGGATGAAGTAAGGAGAAAAATCTTCCAAACCCAGGGAGTAAGATAAGCTATGTTAAGACTTAACCTTCGATTTTTAGGTGACTGAATTCAGCATGTCAAATATCACTGTTGGAAGGCCATGGCTCGTACACATTTTAGTTCTTTACCTTGACTCCACACTGGGAATGGAGATGACCACTTAGTACTATCCATGCCTTTCACAGTTCTCTCTATAAAACACTGGGATTACGTTTCTAGTAATTCATGTCATGTTTCATTTCAAACATGGCTAACTGGCTTCAAAAAACATTTATCTGATATTAACAGTGGTTTAATGAACATTAGGAGATAACCCAAATGTACTATACCTGAGTAGCTGTTACTCTAGTGGAAGGATTAAACGTGAATAAGCCTTGAAGAAGACTGAGCAGATCATCACCAGCTGCACTGAAGATATGCTGAAGTGGCATTCCAGGAAATGGCTTAAATGTGACATAATCTGGAAGACTTGTCATCCCCTACAAAGACCAAAAATAGAATGTATATTCTAAACTGAAAGAGTTcagcttttcacagaaaatgaaCTGCATATGGCTCTTTCACCAGAAGCAACTCATCTTTCAAAACACATTGCTAATACTTGgtcactgaaataaaataactaGAGGAATAGAAAGtcataaaagctttttttaaagtaactgTTACAGTGTGAAACAACTATCCAAATGATCACTTCCCTTGACCTTCACTGGTCACTTCCCTTGCCTTAGTTGTGACCAGtccaaaaggaaaaactgcTCAAAGAAGTATGAAGAATTTTAGACTGGGTCagacaaatgaaataaaacctcCTTCAGGGAACTGACATGGCAAGagggaaaatatttacaaaagaGTCAGTCTTCACCTTCTCTACATTAATAAATGTTATCTGAACATCATgtgcattttgattttaaatgcACAACTGAAACTTTATATGGATaatgggagcagggaaggaaaatatGCATCAAGCAGTTAAACAAAAAATGAACTGCACTTTTTTGTCCTCTAGGTATGAGATCAAACCCATTGTGTTCACATTCTAGCATAAAAATTAAACAGACAATTGTAACAGACAATTACACAAACATAATGATTTTGTAGTGTTTTAAGTATTTAAAGCCTTAGCTGTCACACTTCAAGTTTGTCCAAGtaaagtaaaatattaataCAACATCAAATATGTATTCAATCAGTTATAATCTTGATAGTAAAGGCTGCAATTATTAAAATGCACATGTTTGGAAATGAACTTGGGAATTATGTCATCTTTGTTATGTTAACCAATCTCctattctctctttttcccacTAGTATCTTAAATTTTCCTCTCCAAAGGAAGGAGAAATGTCATTGCAAAAACCTTCATGCATTCCATTTAGAACCCTCAAGAAATATCAGAATTGTGGGGGCCTAGCAGTGCCTCACACAGCAGTTCTCCATTTGGCTACAGCTCCACTTCATGATCACATACCATAGCATTCCAGCACCACTTACAATAAAGAAAAGCTGCATGGAAAGAAGGCAGAAGTGAACAAGTCCAGTGAGTGCTTCCACAACTCAGCAACAAAAGACAACATCCTGATCAGGGAATTCTGGACTCCCCGTGTCCAGAACTGGTAACTGGTACAAGTAGCTCATCAGACATTGTCTTGCCTCCCGTCACTCTGTTTAATAACCACGGTTGGGTAGGTCATTGTGAGACGTGACAGTAAGTTTGGCCTGGTGTTACTTAACTTGCTGTCATCTCAGAGAAAATCGTACTGATTGTATTTGTTTTAGGATTATTGTTGAGGCAAATTGTTTATCCTGTTGGTCTCCGCTTCGTATTATCCCCAAACTATAATTTACCAAGGCCAACTTAGGTCCCTGCAAATGGTTCCTACTTCTGAAAGCCTTCCAGGTTAAAGCATGCTAATTAAACAAGCACCTCAAAAACTTTAAGCAGCAACAACAATCTCACACTAGTAGCCATGTGATACTGTGCACATAGAAAGGAAGTGTTGATACTGTTACTGTTGACCAGAGGTTTGGCAAGAGAAACAACAAATCTCAGTTGCTTTACGAGATGAAGCAACTGCCTTCTGAAAAATCTACTCAAGTATTCTGGTATAATCACTTAATTTCAAGAGCTAAAATAGAGAGTATCAAGTAAAACCAGTATCAGTCTGTTAAACAAAACAACTCACAGGCCATTGTTCTTCTGTTGGAGTGCCCAGTGTTTCAAATATCCTTGTCAGCTGGTCAAGATCAGAGTCTCCAGGCAAAAAAGGAACCTGGAAGAAGGACATGGTATTTGAATTAGCTTCTGAACTTCAATTTTAGAAAGAAGCTTTGAATGATACTGCATAATTGTAAGGCAAAAGCCCCCTGTATACCATCTCCCCACAAAGAGGTACACTGGATAGTTGAGGCATTCTATTTATG encodes the following:
- the CDK7 gene encoding cyclin-dependent kinase 7 isoform X2, which encodes METDLEVIIKDTSIVLTQSHIKAYMLMTLQGLEYLHQHWILHRDLKPNNLLLDENGVLKLADFGLAKSFGSPNRVYTHQVVTRWYRAPELLFGARMYGVGVDMWAVGCILAELLLRVPFLPGDSDLDQLTRIFETLGTPTEEQWPGMTSLPDYVTFKPFPGMPLQHIFSAAGDDLLSLLQGLFTFNPSTRVTATQALKQKYFSNRPGPTPGNQLPRPNCPAEAAKEPQNSLINLKRKRSEAIDQGLPKKLIF